DNA from Parvularcula marina:
ACGAACTCAAACGCGCCTTCTCGTAACGGAAAAGACAATGAAGCCCCCCGAATGGGACAAGGATCGCCTCTGGGGGCGGCATCAGGCAAAAAAGCTCCGTCCACGTCCTCAAAGGCTGATGGAGGAGCTGTTGCCGCGCGTGGAAGTCACGCCGGAAACTGTCTTTGAGCGCACGCAGGCGCATGGTGGCCCTGTCTGGCTGGAGGTTGGCTTTGGCGGCGGGGAGCATCTGGCGTGGCAGGCGACCCATAATCCAGATGTACTGTTGATTGGTGCCGAGCCCTTCATGAACGGGGTCGCAAAGCTCCTGACCCAGATCGAAGATGAGGGGCAGGAGAATATCGCCGTCCGTTATGGCGATGTAAAACCCCTGATGACGGCATTACCTGACAAGAGCCTTGAGCGGCTGTTCGTCCTGCATCCCGATCCGTGGCCAAAGAAACGCCATTTCAAGCGGCGCATGATCTCACTGCCGTTCCTCAAAGAAGCAGCACGGCTTCTCAAGCCCGGCTGCGAGCTACGAGTTGCGTCCGACATCCCCGATTATGTCCGCTGGACGCTAATGCATGTCCAGATGCATAATCGTCAGTCAGCAGACTTTGAATGGACAGCCGAATGCCGCGCCGACTGGACAGACCGCCCGGAGGACTGGCCGCAAACCCGCTATGAAGCAAAAGCAAGGCGCGAAGGCCGCCCACCGGCCTATCTGCGGTTCACCCGGACATAAGTGTCAGATGCTCACGCATCACAACGTCTTTATACGTCTCTAAAGACACCTCTGTGCCGCACATCTCCCCTAGCCGCGCAAGGTCGGGGGCGAGCTTTTCTTCGAGCATACGGATGACATCCGGCGAGAAGCGCTGATCCGTGTTGATCGCCCGCGCCCGGCGAAAGGCGCGCTTGACCCCGCGGGGAATGAGAGTGCGGCGCATCGCCCGCACAAGCGGCAGCTTCATCAACCCGCCTTCAAGCGGCATGACCCTATAGCCCATCTGGGCGCTGTGCATCTGCGCCAGCTCTTCTGACCACGTGCCCGTTATCCCAAGGTAGCGAAGCACCCGCGCAAATTCAGCCTCAGGTTCTGCCGACATCCGCTCCATACTGACGATCAGGAAGCGGTCGGCGTGGAAATGCTCAAGCCAGCGTTCTAGCTGGGCGGCGTAACAGCCATATTGCCAGAGGGCAGGTTCTTTGGCGGCGACCTCATCAATCGTTGCCGCCTCATGACGCTTTCGGATCATGTGGAAGGCGTGCGACCGCGCGCGCTCGACCGGATGGCGGATCATATAGATGAACTTGGCGTTCGGCGTAGCCGCCTTCAGCCGCTGGGCCGCGTCCGGCAGATCCGGCCATTTGGTGTAATGGGTCGACGCCTCTCCGATCAGCTCGCCGGAGCCCGCGCCCTCGAACAGTTTCTCGTACCAGCCCTGCCCGCGCGCGAAGATATCATCATCGGAGAAGAAATTCGGCTCCTTCGGATCGGCCATGAAGATGCCGTCCTGCGCACCCAATTGCGCCGCGAGCGTCGTTGTTGCCGCCTTCATCGCGCCGAGGACGTAGAAATCAGGGAGCCGGGGGGTACTCATAACCATGTCCTCTGTCGGTAGGGGGATGACACACTCTCCCTCTTCGCCTATATCCCTCCCGCATTTCGGAAAAATTCGGAAGCGGCCCCCTCCAGGGCCGCTTTTTTCGTACCCGCCTCTGATGCGGAATGGAGTATAAAAGAGTGGTGACCCCGCTTGAGACCAAATTGGAAGCGTTGATCGCGCCCATTGTCGAAGCCACCGGCTTTGAACTGGTGCGCCTGCGGCTGACCGGCTCTCAGACGAAGACGGTCCAGATCATGGCCGAACGCCCCGACGGCACGATGACGGCGGAGAATTGCGCGACACTGTCCCGCGCGATCAGCGCCATGCTCGAGGAGGCCGACCCGATCTCGGACAAATATATCCTCGAAGTCTCCTCCCCCGGCATCGACCGGCCGCTGACCCGGCTGAAGGATTATGAGCGCTGGGAGGGCTTTGAAGCCAAGATCGAGCTGCGTCAGGCCGTTGAGAACCAGAAGCGCTTTCGCGGCATCCTCGCCGGGATCGAAGGCGAAGATGTCTGCATCGATCTTGAGGGCGAAGAAGACACAGCCCTCATCCCCTATTCCCTCATCTCGAGCGGCAAGCTGCTCCTGACTGATGAGCTGGTCACCGAATCCCTCCGCCGCGCGAAAGCCGCGGGGAAGGAGGTCGATGATGGGGAGTGAGAACATATACATGTTCTGGGCTCTGATTGCCGGATGTATGGTTTATACGACGCTCTGGGCCTTCCAGTTGACGGGAAGTCTCTCACGCATTGCGATGAATTCGCTATGGGCAAAGCTGATTGGAGCAGCGCTTTTTGCTGCAACAGTATTCGTTCCTCAGTATGGCGCTTATCTTGCGGCTCCTGAAGCAAGCATCGCCCCCATATACTCGCTGATCCCGTCCGTCCTCTTTGGCGTAATCGTTGCGTTCGCTGGCCTTCCATTTGCCGCCAAGCTTACCAAGCAATTTATGTCCAATTCGTTTGAACAGGTACCTTCAGAAAGAGACGAAAATGACCGTCACCCATAACAAGATCGAACTCGTCCAGATCGCCCGCGCCGTGGCGCAGGAAAAGAATATCGACCCCGGCATCGTGATCGAGGCGATGGAAGACGCCCTCTCCCGCGCGGCCCGCTCGCGCTATGGCGCCGAGACCAATGTCCGGGCCGAGATTGATCCGAATACGGGCGAAACGCGCCTGTGGCGGCTGATGGAAGTCGTTGAGGAAGTCGAGAATGAATCGACTGAAATCTCGCTGAAGGCTGCCAAGCGCCAAAATCAGGAAGCCGAGATCGGTGACTTCCTTTCAGATCCTCTGCCGCCGATGGATTATGGCCGCGTTGCCGCGCTGGGCGCGAAACAGGTCATCAACCAGAAGGTTCGCGACGCAGAACGCGACAATCAGTACAATGACTTCAAAGACCGCGTTGGCGAGATTATCTCTGGCCTGATCAAGCGGATCGAGTATGGCCATGTGATCGTCGATCTCGGCCGTGCCGAAGCGATTATCCGCCGTGACCAACAGATCCCGCGTGAACCGCTGCGTCAGGGTGACCGCGTCCGCGCGCATATCGCTGATGTGCGCCGTGAGCCGCGCGGGCCGCAGATCTTCCTGTCGCGTTCTCACCCGCAATTCATGGCGCGCCTCTTCGAGCAGGAAGTGCCCGAAGTTTATGATGGCGTGATCGAGATCAAGGCCGTTGCCCGTGATCCCGGCTCCCGCGCCAAGATTGCTGTTTTCTCGAATGACGGCTCGATCGACCCGGTCGGCGCCTGCGTCGGGATGCGGGGCTCTCGCGTGCAGGCCGTCGTGGGCGAGCTGGGCGGCGAGAAGATCGACATCGTGCCGTGGTCGGAAGATATCGCAACCTTCGTCGTCAACGCGCTCGCGCCGGCAGAAGTCGCCAAGGTCGTTCTCGACGAAGAGCTTGAGCGCATCGAAGTTGTCGTTCCCGACGAGCAGCTCTCCCTCGCCATTGGCCGCCGCGGCCAGAATGTCCGCCTTGCAAGCCAGCTGACCGGCTTTGAGATCGACATCATGACCGAGGAAGAAGAGAGCGCAAAACGGCAGAAGGAATATGCCGAACGCTCCGAGACCTTCATGAAGGTGCTCGATGTCGATGACATGATCGCCAATCTTCTGGTTGCGGAAGGTTTCGCGCGCGTCGAGGAGATCGCCTATGTCGATCTTCACGAGATTGCCGAGATCGAAGGCTTTGACGAGGAAACCGCTGAAGAGCTTCAGGCCCGCGCGCTCGAATGGCTGGAGAAAGAACGCCAGGAACTCGATGCCAAGCGCAAGGAGATGGGCGTTGAGGATGACCTTCTCACCATTGAAGGGCTGACCCTGAAAATGGTCGTTCGCCTCGCTGAAGAGGGTGTGCTGACGGTTGAGGACTTCGCCGGCTGCGTCGCCGATGACTTCACCGGCTGGACCGAGCGCGTCGATGGCGAGAAGAAGCATTATGAAGGCATGCTCGAAGGCTTCCGCATCAAAGCGGACACCGCCGAAGCCATGATCGCCGAAGCCCGTCGCCGCGTCGGCTGGGATACGGATGAAGAAGGCGAAGAGGGCGCCGAAGACGCGACCGCATAAGCTACGTCCTCGTCCTTCGAGACGTCCGGACGAGCCGGGCTCCTCAGGATGAGGACTTCCATTGGCCTCACCCTGAGGTGGCCTGAAAGGCCCTCCAAGGGCGAGGCCGGGAGTTCGAATGAGCGCAAATAAATCCCGCCAGACCGACAGGCGCTGCGTGGCAACCGGCGAGGCGATCCCGCCGGGCGCCCCGGCCTTGCGCTTTGTCCGGGATCCGCAAGGCATCCTGACGCTCGATCTCTCCGGCAAGCTGCCCGGGCGCGGCGCGTGGCTGCAGGCAGAATCTGGCTTCCTCGAGCGCGCACTCAAGAAAGGCGGCTTTGCCCGGTCCTTTAAAGAGGGCATCAGCCTGCCGGACGGCATGACGCCCGAAGTCTACGCGGCGGAGATCCGCACGCAATTGACCCGCCGGACGCTGAACCAGCTCGGCCTTGCCCGCCGAGCAGGCCAGTGCCTGACCGGGTTTGAAGTCGTCAAAGCGGCCGTCCCGAAGCTGATTGCCTATGTCACGCCGTCCGATGCGGCACCCGACGGGGTTGGAAAAATCCTGCGCACGCTTGAGGCACGGGGGAACGCCCCCCATATCGTATTAGAGCCGGATAGCACCGCCCTTGCGGAGGCGATCGGCAGTCCGGGTGCCGTGCATTTGGGGCTGATCCCCGGTAAGGCGGCCGAAAGCGCCCTTTACGAGGCGATCCGGCTGAGGCATTTCACGGGATCTGACACAACATCCCGGCAATAAAAGCCGTTTTGCCCGCCTTGCCCGGTGGACCCGAGGCGGGTGGAAGAGTATGTGACGCGTCCTCGCCACGACGGAGTCATGTTAGACTTGCGTGGGTCGGGCGAATGCCCCCCGCGCGTCTTATCTGTTTTGGCGACGAATGACGGGGCCCATTTGGGGTCTTTTGGAGATTTATGAGCGACGACAGCCAGGAAAAATCGGGAAGCGGACGCCGTCCGCTGACGCTTCGGAAGACGGAGACGGGAGCTGTAAAGCAGAGCTTCCCGCATGGCCGCACGAAAACGGTCGTGGTCGAGAAGAAGCGCCGGGTGCGTGCACCCGGTGACGGTACCCCTGCGGCCGCAGCAGATGCGGCCCCGGCAAAGCCTGCGCGGAAAACCGCAGCACCTGCCAAGCCCAAGACCACCCGCACCGCCGGCACCGATGCTAGCGGTAAGCCGAAAGTCCTCCGCCAGCTTTCCGAGCAGGAGCAGAAGGCGCGTGCCGCCGTTCTCGCTCGTGCCAAGAAAGAGGCCGAGGAGAAAGCCAAGCGTGAGGCCGCTGAGCGTGAAGAACGCGAACGCCGCGCCGCTGAAGAAAAAGCCCGTCTCGAAGAGGCCCGTAAAAAAGCCGAAGAGGACGAGCAAAAGCGCAAAGCTGAATCTGAAGCGCGTGAGAAGGCTGAGGCAGCCGCTCGTCAGGCTCTTGAGAAAGAAGAGCTGGAGCGCAAGGCCAAGCAGCCTGGCAAGGGCGGCAAGCCCCAGCGCGAAGACGATGATAGCGATGACGGCGACAATCGCGGCGGCAAGAAATTCTCTGCCGACGAAGACAATCCGCTCTCTGCCCTTGGTGGCCGGATCAAGCAGAAACGTAATTTCGGCGCGACCAATGAGAGCAAAGCCAAAGAGCCGCCCAAACGTCGCACAGGCCGCCTGACAATTGCCAAGGCGCTTGAGGATGACGAGCGCCAGCGCTCGCTCGCTTCGGTGAAACGTGCCCGCGAGAAGGAAAAGGCAAACCGCGCCAAGCGGGGCCAGAACTCCGAGAAACAGACACGCGAAGTCACGATCCCCGATCTGATCACCGTGCAGGAACTCGCCCAGCGGATGGCCATGCGTTCGACGGACCTGATCCGCGAGCTGATGAAGCAGGGCCAGATGGTTCAGGCCAACGCAACGCTTGATGCCGACACCGCTCAGCTGATCGTTGAGGATCTGGGTCACTCGGTAAAACGGGTTTCTGAATCCGATGTCGAAGACGGCCTGATCGCCGAAGCCAATCCGGACGCGGAACGTGTCTCGCGTCCGCCGGTCGTCACCATTATGGGCCATGTCGACCACGGCAAGACTTCGCTGCTTGATGCCCTGCGCCAGACCAATGTGGTCGAAGGCGAAGCCGGCGGCATCACCCAGCATATCGGCGCCTATCAGGTGAAAGCGCCTGATGGGAAGCTCATCAGCTTCCTCGATACGCCGGGCCACGCGGCCTTCACCTCGATGCGGGCCCGCGGGGCGAACGTCACCGATATCGTGATCATCGTGGTCGCGGCCGATGACGGCGTCATGCCGCAGACCATCGAGTCGATTAACCACGCCAAGGCGGCGGGCGTCCCGATGATCATCGCGATCAACAAGATCGACAAGCCCAATGTCGACCCGAACCGCGTGAAGACCGAGCTCCTCCAGTATGAGGTACAGGTCGAAAGCATGGGCGGTGAGGTTCAGGACATTGAGGTCTCCGCCCTCAAGCGGATGAACCTCGACGGGCTTCTCGAAGCCATCCAGCTTCAGGCCGAACTTCTCGAACTGACAGCTGATGCTGATCGCCAGCCATACGGTACGGTTGTTGAAGCGCAGCTCGACAAGGGTCGCGGCTCTGTCTCCACCCTTCTGGTGCAGGAAGGCACGCTCAAACGCGGCGATATCGTCGTTGTGGGTGCTGAATGGGGCAAGGTCCGCGCGCTGATCGACGATCAGGGCCATCAGGTCAAAGAGGCCGGTCCGTCCAAACCGATCGAGATCCTTGGCCTGAACGGTGTGCCTGAACCCGGTGACCAGTTCGCCGTGGTTGAGCACGAAGCCCGCGCCCGCGAAGTCGCTGAATATCGCGCCCGCAAGAAGCGCGAGAAGGCAAATGCGGCCACCTCCGGCACCTCGCTGGAGCAGATGATGGCCCAGCTGCAGGATGCCGAGATCAAGGATCTGCCGATCGTCCTCAAAGGCGATGTGCAGGGCTCCGTCGAAGCGATCGTCGGCTCGCTTCAGAAAATGGCCAACAAGGAAGTCCGTGTTCGCGTCCTGCACACTGGCGTCGGCGCGATTTCCGAGAGCGATGTCATTCTGGCCGAAGCCTCCAAGGCCCCGGTCATCGGCTTTAACGTCCGGGCCAATAAACAGGCCCGCGAAGAAGCCGAGCGTTCAGGCGTCGAGATCCGCTATTATTCGGTGATCTATGACCTGATCGACGACATCAAGGGCACGCTTACCGGCATGCTCGATCCTGAGCTGCGCGAAACCTTCCTTGGCAATGCCGAGATCCTGGAAGTCTTCAACGTCTCGAAAGTCGGCAAGGTCGCTGGCTGCCGTGTTACGGATGGCCAGGTCAAACGCGGCTCCAAGGTTCGCCTGCTGCGCGACAACGTCGTCATCCACGAAGGCGAATTGTCTCAGCTCAAGCGCTTCAAAGACGACGTCAACGAAGTGCCGGCCGGTCAGGAATGCGGCATGAGCTTTGCCAATTACGACGACCTGAAAGTTGGCGATGTTATCGAATGTTTCGATGTCGAACGCGTCGAGCGGACGCTCGAAAGCGTCGCCTGACACCAGATCGAGGCAAAAGCCTCCTGATGACGAGAAATACGCAAGGCGGGATGACCACTGGTCATCCCGCCTTCTTCTTGTAATTCATTGAAAAATGGGGATTTCCACAGACGCGTTAAGGCGTTAATATGTGTAAACCGGTTTATGTGGCGTGAAGGAGAGGCCCCATGGAATTCGAAGGGACTTTTGACGAGGATAAGATTGTCGGGACGGTCGATACCGACGTCATCGACGGTAAAGGCGCCAATGACACGCTGCTCGGGTATGGCGGGGATGACAGCCTTGAGGGCAATCATGGCGATGATTTCCTCTCTGGCGGTTGGGGGAATGACTTCCTCTTTGGCAATAATGGGAATGACACCCTCAAAGGGAAGACCGACGACGATACGTTGCACGGCTTCTCGGGCGACGACCTGATCTATGGCGGCAAGGGCGACGACCAGATCGAGGGCGGCTCCGAGAATGACACCCTCATGGGTGAAGCCGGGGAAGACGAGATCTACGGTCAAGCCGGCGATGACAGCATTCGCGGCGGCGCCGACAATGACATGCTCTATGGCAATACCGGCAATGACACGGTCTGGGGCAATGAAGGCGATGACGTCATTAACACAGGTGTCGGCGATGACCTTGGCTACGGCAATGCCGGCGCCGACCTCATCTACGGCAATGATGGCGATGACACGCTGTTCGGCAATTTGGGCAATGACACCATCTATGGTGACAAGGGCAATGACAGCCTGATCGGCGGTCAGGGCGATGATCTCTTCGTCTTCGAGCTCGACTTTGGCGACGATACGATCCGTGACCTCAATGATGGCGACCAGATCCAGCTCAACAATCTCGAGGGCGTCGACAGCTATGCCGATGTCGAAGCGGCGATGAGCCAGGATGGCGATGATGTCCTCCTGACTTTCGCGGACGGCACGATCCGTATTGAGGACACACAAGTCGCCGATCTGACAGCCGACGATTTTGTGATCCTCTGATCGGACGCATGAATTTGATAAGGAGAAGCCGCCTCAGAACAGGCGGCTTTTTCTTTGGGATTAGCTGATTGCGCGCCGCGCGCTCTTCGGCTATTGGCCGTTCCCTCGCCGCATTAGCTCAGTTGGTAGAGCATCTCATTCGTAATGAGGAGGTCGCTGGTTCGAATCCGGCATGCGGCACCATTCTCCCCCTGATCAGATTTGCTGAAACTCTGGCCCTTTCCTCCAAAAGGAAGACCGGAAATTTTCTTCGTGATCGGATGAATGAATCAATTTGGCATCTCTAAGCTGCTGTCCAAGCAGGCAATCTATTTAAAGTATACATATAATGATATATGCATCCTATAGTTGCATACCAAGATGAACTTATTGAAATTCCGGGCTTTTTCAAATCATGATTGCCGTTCTCTATAATGAGTTGCTGGCAAGACTGCCGCTTTAGTGTCTCATTCATCATTTAGAAACCGTTTACGTGTTGAATCACATAGGAAATCACCTTTTACCATAATCCGGACGCAGAAGAGGTTCCGCCATGTCTATTACTATGTTGTCAGTACTTGCTGCTTTAGCAGCTTCCAGTTCTCCGGCCCCTGTCGGCCAAATTGCTGATGTTGACGGCGCAGTCATGGTCATGCGCGCTGATCAGTCTGAAGCTGCGATGTCCGGTGATGTCGTTTTCGAAGGTGACCGTGTCATCGCGAAGACGGGCAGCGCCGCCACCGTTCGCGCCTTTGGTTGCGATACGGAAGTTTCTGAACTTGGCCTCGTCACGGTCGCTCCTGAAATGTGCGGTGAAACTTCGCAGATTTCATTTGGCGCAGCACAAGCTGGCGCCGGCTGGGCCGGTCTTTCAGATGCAACGAAAACGCTGATCTTCTTCGGCGGTGCTGCAGGGACGGTTGCAATCGTCGATGCTGTCGTCACCGACGATGATGAGCCAGCCAGCCCGTAAGCTGACCTTTTCTTCCGGCTACGGCCGATCAAGTCAAAGAAGCTGAATGCCATCCGCATTCAGCTTTTTTCTTGCCTGAATTTCTGACTGCTCGATCCTCAGATCGGTGCGCGCTTGGCGAGGATCCGCTGCAGCGTCCGACGGTGCATGCCGAGACGACGCGCCGTTTCTGACACATTGTGATTGCAGAGCTCATAGACCCGCTGGATGTGCTCCCAGCGGACACGATCAGCCGACATCGGATTTTCCGGGGGCTCTGGCATCTCGCCCGGTCCTGCCAGCAGCGACTTGAGGACGTCATCCGCATCGGCGGGCTTTGCGAGATAATCGATTGCGCCTGCTTTCACTGCCGCAACGGCCGTCGTGATGTTGCCATAGCCGGTCAGAATGATCGCCCGCGCATCCGGGCGGCTTTCATGCAGCTGATTCACAACCTCGATGCCGTCGCCATCTTCGAGCCGCAGATCAACAACAGCAAAGGCCGGAGGTGCGGCAGCAATCAGGCGAGTGGCTTCGCTCACACTTTCGGCGAGGATCGGCGAGAACCCACGCTTTTCCATCGCCCGGCCAAGGCGGGTGCGGAAAGGCTGGTCATCATCGACGATCAGGCAGGTGGCATCTTCGGGAAGGTCGGCGGCGCGCAGGGCGATTGTTTCATCCATCATGTTTCAGCTTCTCTTTTCCGACTGATATATCCCGCTTTTCTTTCACGTAAAGGTTGGCAATCGGCCAAGAAATCTCAACCCACGCCCCCGGCAAACGGCGCCCATTGCCGAAGCACAATGTCGCACCCGTCCGCTCGAGCAGCGTTTTGGCGATAAAAAACCCAAGTCCGAGCCCCTGTCGCCTTGTCTGATATCGTGTTGTTCCTTGCCTGGCGAAGGGTTCTCCCAAGCGTTTAAGGACATCCGGCGGGAAACCCGGGCCGTCATCTTCAATAATGACAAGCAACTCTTTCTGGTCCCAGCGCGCTGAGATCCGCAGGGTCTTGTCGGCGAATTTTACCGCATTCTCGATAAGCGTCCGCAAGCCATAGATGATTGCGGGTTGCCGCTTTAGCCGTTCGGGCGGAGCAAGATCCGAATCTGGATCGAAGACGAAATGCACGTCCGGGCCTTCCTGATTGAGAAAGGGTTTGGCCGCCTGATGGAGCATCTCTTCGAGTGTCAGTTCGGCATGCCGGACATCATCCGATGAGCCGACATCCGAAAGCCGCATCAGGATCTTCTGACACCGTTGCGTTTGCGAAATGAGGAGCTGTGCGTCTTCCTTTAGGGGACCATCAGGCAGATCGCCCTCCATCTCACGCGCCGTCACAAGAATGGTCGAAAGCGGCGTCCCCAGCTCATGCGCAGCAGCAGCAGCCAGCCCGCCGACGGCCGTCAGCCTCTCCTCCCGGGAGAGAACAGCCTGGGTCGCCTCAAGCGCCGTCGTCAGCTTTGACTGCGCAACCGCCACCTGCCGCGCATAAGCGGCCGTGAACGTCACCCCCAGCATCAGGGCCGCCCATGATCCGAAAATATAGATATGAGGCAGCGTGACACCGCCAGGCATGGGGGTGTGCCAGATGGCCGTTATGGTCAGAACGGCGATCACCGCGCCGATGACGAGATAGGCACGCCATTTCTCTAGCGCGAACGCCGCCAGCATTGGCGCGAGGAGCAGCCAGACCGAGAATGGGTTCAAAATCCCTCCGGCAAAACCGAGCACGACACCGATCTGCGCAGTATCGAATATGAGGTGCGCAGCAATTTCATTGGGGGTCAGCGCATTGGACAAAGGCTTTGTTCGAATGACCCAGAGATTGACCAGAATCGATGAGAGAATGGCCAGCCCGATGGGGATCAGGGGCAAATCGAATTTCAGGACGAATTGCACGAAAAGGGTCACAACCGTCTGACCGGCAATCGCAAACCACCTCAACCGGGTCAGCGTTCTTTGTCGGATCAGGCTCTGTGGCCGCATAGCTGCGACCTCAATACTGGTTTCACTGTTCATGAGGACCGCCTATAGCCTATCTCACATCATCTAAAGGTGAGGCAGCATGACACTCCGGCACAGTATCCTTCTCCTCATGGCAGCGCCATTCATGTTGAGCGCCTGCGGTGGTGAGAGCAGCCAGACAGATATTCCACGGGCCGGTGAAATACGCCTGAATTCTAGATTTGATGCGGATTTCGACCTCATCGCCCAGACAGGCGAAACGGTCACCGACGAAGATTTCGAAGGCAAACCGATGTTCATCTATTTTGGGTTTACGACCTGCCCTGAGGTTTGCCCGACTGCCCTCGGCAAGATGACAGCAACGCTGGATGCCCTGGGCGAGAAAGACGCCGCGAAAGTCCAGCCGCTCTTCATCACGGTCGATCCCGAACGCGATACTGCCGAGCGCCTGCGCGCGCATCTTGATTATGACCCCCGCCTTCTGGGGCTCACCGGCACGCTCGAGCAGATCGAAGCCGCCAAGAAAGCGCTGAACGTTTACGCAAAGAAAGTCCCCATGCCAGACAGCGCGCTGGAATATACGATGGATCACCAGCGCCTGTTTTTCATCACAGGACCAGATGGCACGGCGGAAATCGCCATCTCTGACGCCGCCCCGACCGAGCAACTGGCTCAATTGCTGGAAGAGCGCCTGAAATAATCTCTCAATCTAACGAGTGGTTAACCATTGGAATTGACTCTTTCTCAGGTCATATTGCGCTAGTCTTCGCAGGTGCAGCATCGCCTGCCGGAACCTGCGTCATAGGAGGCGCTCATGCTCTATTCCGCAATTGAGATCAGCCGTCAGGCTCTCTCGCCTTTTAATGCGGCGGCCCGCTCGACACTGAAAATGTACGAAGCGCTGGGGATTGATGAAGGTCACCTCACCATTTTTACGCGGCCCCCGATTGCTGCACTTAAAGTCTATGAATCTCTGACGCGCCGTTACACCAAGCCGGACTGGGGCCTCCCCACCACACAGATCGGCGAGACCGAAGTCCCCGTCTCTGTCGAGACCGTCATAGAAAAGCCCTTTGGTTCTCTCATTCGTTTTGCTCGCGATCCGGATGCCTTGCGCGCCGCAGGCAAAACCGAACCCGATCCGCGCGTCCTGATCGTCGCGCCGATGTCAGGGCATTATGCGACCCTGCTGCGCGGCACGGTTCAGGCCATGCTGCCCGACCATGAAGTCTTCATCACCGACTGGGCAGACGCCCGCGAAGTGCCGCTCTGGTTCGGCCGCTTCGATATGCACGATTACATCGATTACCTGATCGAATTCATGCGTGAGATTGGGCCCGATGCCCACACTATGGCCGTCTGCCAGCCGGGGCCGCTCCTTCTCTCCGCTATTGCGGTGATGTCTCGGGAAAATGATCCGGCCACACCGTCGACTATGACCTTTATGGGCAGCCCGATCGATGCGCGGCGCAGCCCGACCGTCACGAACCTGCTCGCTGAACAGCGCGCCTTTGAATGGTTCGAGCAGAACATGATCCAGACCGTGCCCGCCCCCTATGCGGGGATCGGCCGACGCGTCTATCCGGGCTTCTTGCAGCTCTACAGCTTCATTTCGATGAATGCGGAGCGTCATATCGAGGCGACCTGGGATTACTTCGAGAACCTGATCCGCGGCGATGATGATTCAGCAGAAAAGCATGAGCGCTTTTATGATGAGTATCTCTCCGTATGCGACATGACCTCAGAGTTTTATCTGCAGACGATCCGCGAAGTCTTCCAGGAATACAGCCTGCCGCGCGGCCTCCTCTGCCATCGCGGTGAGACAGTTGATCCGTCCCTCATCACCAAGACGGCGCTGCTGACCGTTGAAGGTGAGCTTGATGACATCTCCGGCATCGGTCAGACGCAAGCCGCCCATGATCTGTGTACGGGCCTGAAGCCCAAGAACAAGATCGACTATGTGCAGGAAGGCGCCGGGCATTACGGGGTCTTCAACGGCTCACGCTGGCGCACGATCATCCAGCCGAAGATCGCAGAATTCATCCGGGAACGGTATGATCCGGCAAAAGAACGCAAATTCCTCGCCGGGAAATTCCCCCTTCGGGATGCCGGCGCGGCCTAACTAAGGCCCCTACTCTTCACCTTTGCTCGACGGGTCAGTTTCGATGGACTGACCCGGCGTCGCATCCTTTGTCTTGTTTGGCGGCGTGGCCTTGATCGCCTCGAACATGGCTAGCTTTGCCTGTCGCACCTGCTTGCGGCGCATATAGGCCGAGCCGCTCGGCTTCAACGCGCGGCGCAGGACACGC
Protein-coding regions in this window:
- the infB gene encoding translation initiation factor IF-2, with the protein product MSDDSQEKSGSGRRPLTLRKTETGAVKQSFPHGRTKTVVVEKKRRVRAPGDGTPAAAADAAPAKPARKTAAPAKPKTTRTAGTDASGKPKVLRQLSEQEQKARAAVLARAKKEAEEKAKREAAEREERERRAAEEKARLEEARKKAEEDEQKRKAESEAREKAEAAARQALEKEELERKAKQPGKGGKPQREDDDSDDGDNRGGKKFSADEDNPLSALGGRIKQKRNFGATNESKAKEPPKRRTGRLTIAKALEDDERQRSLASVKRAREKEKANRAKRGQNSEKQTREVTIPDLITVQELAQRMAMRSTDLIRELMKQGQMVQANATLDADTAQLIVEDLGHSVKRVSESDVEDGLIAEANPDAERVSRPPVVTIMGHVDHGKTSLLDALRQTNVVEGEAGGITQHIGAYQVKAPDGKLISFLDTPGHAAFTSMRARGANVTDIVIIVVAADDGVMPQTIESINHAKAAGVPMIIAINKIDKPNVDPNRVKTELLQYEVQVESMGGEVQDIEVSALKRMNLDGLLEAIQLQAELLELTADADRQPYGTVVEAQLDKGRGSVSTLLVQEGTLKRGDIVVVGAEWGKVRALIDDQGHQVKEAGPSKPIEILGLNGVPEPGDQFAVVEHEARAREVAEYRARKKREKANAATSGTSLEQMMAQLQDAEIKDLPIVLKGDVQGSVEAIVGSLQKMANKEVRVRVLHTGVGAISESDVILAEASKAPVIGFNVRANKQAREEAERSGVEIRYYSVIYDLIDDIKGTLTGMLDPELRETFLGNAEILEVFNVSKVGKVAGCRVTDGQVKRGSKVRLLRDNVVIHEGELSQLKRFKDDVNEVPAGQECGMSFANYDDLKVGDVIECFDVERVERTLESVA
- a CDS encoding calcium-binding protein; the protein is MEFEGTFDEDKIVGTVDTDVIDGKGANDTLLGYGGDDSLEGNHGDDFLSGGWGNDFLFGNNGNDTLKGKTDDDTLHGFSGDDLIYGGKGDDQIEGGSENDTLMGEAGEDEIYGQAGDDSIRGGADNDMLYGNTGNDTVWGNEGDDVINTGVGDDLGYGNAGADLIYGNDGDDTLFGNLGNDTIYGDKGNDSLIGGQGDDLFVFELDFGDDTIRDLNDGDQIQLNNLEGVDSYADVEAAMSQDGDDVLLTFADGTIRIEDTQVADLTADDFVIL
- a CDS encoding ActR/PrrA/RegA family redox response regulator transcription factor, which gives rise to MMDETIALRAADLPEDATCLIVDDDQPFRTRLGRAMEKRGFSPILAESVSEATRLIAAAPPAFAVVDLRLEDGDGIEVVNQLHESRPDARAIILTGYGNITTAVAAVKAGAIDYLAKPADADDVLKSLLAGPGEMPEPPENPMSADRVRWEHIQRVYELCNHNVSETARRLGMHRRTLQRILAKRAPI
- a CDS encoding ActS/PrrB/RegB family redox-sensitive histidine kinase, translating into MNSETSIEVAAMRPQSLIRQRTLTRLRWFAIAGQTVVTLFVQFVLKFDLPLIPIGLAILSSILVNLWVIRTKPLSNALTPNEIAAHLIFDTAQIGVVLGFAGGILNPFSVWLLLAPMLAAFALEKWRAYLVIGAVIAVLTITAIWHTPMPGGVTLPHIYIFGSWAALMLGVTFTAAYARQVAVAQSKLTTALEATQAVLSREERLTAVGGLAAAAAHELGTPLSTILVTAREMEGDLPDGPLKEDAQLLISQTQRCQKILMRLSDVGSSDDVRHAELTLEEMLHQAAKPFLNQEGPDVHFVFDPDSDLAPPERLKRQPAIIYGLRTLIENAVKFADKTLRISARWDQKELLVIIEDDGPGFPPDVLKRLGEPFARQGTTRYQTRRQGLGLGFFIAKTLLERTGATLCFGNGRRLPGAWVEISWPIANLYVKEKRDISVGKEKLKHDG